The following are encoded together in the Brassica napus cultivar Da-Ae chromosome A9, Da-Ae, whole genome shotgun sequence genome:
- the LOC106377986 gene encoding uncharacterized protein LOC106377986, producing the protein MVLLPKARHDWMHLRFLDFKSVDEYNSALFKIVSILRLCGEEVSDVMMLEKTYTTFHKSNSVLQELYKTKGFATYTDLISCLLLAEANNELLMKNSEARPVGTAPLPEAHEVEKKDPKESYYAQDNRRPHGNGRGGYKRRGRDYPNGRDNYSTGRKGNHNNRGRGSNYGRVRGSYGRGRGGISKPSYTSKSVCHRCGMDNHWAKNCRTPKHLYDLYQEKSDQDDLMDFETSDCLKD; encoded by the exons aTGGTGTTACTTCCAAAGGCTAGGCACGACTGGATGCATCTAAGATTCTTAGActtcaagtccgtggatgagtatAATTCAGCCTTGTTCAAAATAGTTTCAATACTAAGGCTTTGTGGTGAAGAAGTATCCGATGTGatgatgcttgaaaagacctaCACTACTTTCCATAAGTCGAATTCAGTATTGCAAGAGCTGTATAAAACAAAAGGTTttgccacatatactgatctgatctcgtgtCTACTtttggccgaggcaaacaatgagctcctgatgaagaacagtgaagcCAGACCTGTCGGGACAGCACCATTACCCGAAGCCCATGAggttgaaaagaaagatcccaaagaGAGCTACTACGCCCAAGACAACAGGAGACCACACGGCAATGGCCGTGGTGGATACAAGAGGCGTGGGCGTGACTACCCGAATGGCCGAGACAACTACTCGACCGGCCgaaaaggaaaccacaataaccgtggtcgtggttccaattacggcCGGGTCCGAGGCAGTTATGGCCGCGGACGAGGCGGCATATCTAAGCCGTCTTACACGTCCAAGTCAGTATGCCACAGATGCGGGATGGacaaccattgggccaagaactgtAGAACTCCGAAACACTTGTACGatctctatcaagaga AATCCGACCAAGATGATCTAATGGACTTTGAaacttctgattgtctcaaggactag